In Cicer arietinum cultivar CDC Frontier isolate Library 1 chromosome 7, Cicar.CDCFrontier_v2.0, whole genome shotgun sequence, a single window of DNA contains:
- the LOC101515606 gene encoding glyoxylase I 4-like: MNMEIEEAGSYEALPLLSLNHVSLLCRSVLHSMRFYEEVLGFVLIKRPSSFKFNGAWLYNYGIGIHLIENPDNDDFDTPMNESRPINPKDNHISFQCTDVSIVKKRLEDMAMRYVTALVDDEGNKVEQVFFHDPDGYMIELCNCENIPIVPISSCSFKSVSRGQSFKKATSKCGFMENVMMESLSMDMMNFAF; the protein is encoded by the exons ATGAACATGGAGATTGAAGAAGCTGGCAGCTATGAAGCACTACCACTTCTCTCCCTGAATCATGTATCTTTATTGTGCAGATCAGTGCTGCACTCTATGAGGTTTTATGAGGAAGTTTTGGGTTTTGTTCTCATCAAACGCCCTTCCTCTTTCAAATTCAATGGAGCCTG GTTGTATAATTATGGTATTGGAATACACCTGATAGAGAATCCAGACAATGATGATTTTGATACCCCTATGAATGAATCACGACCCATTAATCCGAAGGACAACCATATATCATTCCAA TGTACAGATGTTAGTATAGTGAAAAAGAGGTTGGAAGATATGGCAATGAGGTATGTTACTGCTTTGGTGGATGATGAAGGAAACAAGGTGGAGCAGGTGTTCTTCCATGATCCTGATGGGTACATGATAGAGCTTTGCAACTGTGAGAATATCCCAATAGTGCCCATTTCTTCATGCTCTTTCAAGTCAGTGTCACGAGGCCAGAGCTTTAAGAAGGCTACTAGCAAGTGTGGATTCATGGAAAATGTTATGATGGAAAGCTTGAGCATGGACATGATGAACTTTGCGTTTTAA
- the LOC101488361 gene encoding V-type proton ATPase 16 kDa proteolipid subunit: MAPFSGDETAPFFGFLGAAAALVFSCMGAAYGTAKSGVGVASMGVMRPELVMKSIVPVVMAGVLGIYGLIIAVIISTGINPKAKSYYLFDGYAHLSSGLACGLAGLSAGMAIGIVGDAGVRANAQQPKLFVGMILILIFAEALALYGLIVGIILSSRAGQSRAE, encoded by the exons ATGGCTCCATTCAGTGGCGACGAAACTGCTCCTTTCTTCGGCTTTCTCGGAGCCGCCGCGGCTCTCGTTTTCTCCT GTATGGGTGCGGCTTACGGAACAGCGAAGAGTGGCGTCGGTGTTGCATCGATGGGAGTGATGAGACCTGAACTCGTTATGAAATCGATCGTACCCGTTGTTATGGCTGGTGTCTTAGGTATCTACGGTTTGATTATTGCGGTTATCATAAGTACTGGAATTAATCCAAAGGCTAAATCTTATTATCTATTTGATGGTTACGCACATCTTTCTTCTGGTCTCGCTTGTGGTCTTGCTGGTCTCTCCGCTGGTATGGCCATCGGCATCGTCGGTGATGCCGGCGTTAG AGCAAATGCTCAACAGCCAAAGCTTTTTGTTGGAATGATTCTCATCCTCATTTTTGCTGAGGCGTTGGCATTATACGGACTCATTGTCGGCATCATCTTATCTTCCCGTGCTGGCCAATCCAGGGCTGAATAA